Part of the Peptostreptococcaceae bacterium genome is shown below.
TCAGCAATCTCATCCACACCGATTATGACTCCTCCCGATCTTCCGAAGGTGGATATTTCAGCCCGGCCGAGCACTCCCAGCCTTACATCATCCACCATCTGCGCCGGAATGGACATCTCGACATCCAGCACATGCTTCACAATATCGTAATCCATATTTTCAAAAGCCTCGTACGGAAAAGGATATAGGGTTATTGGTCTTATGAGACCGACCTTTATTCCTTCTTTCCTAAGCATGTCTATTGCCGTTTTGGCTATTCGCGCGCTTGTTCCGTAGGCTGCCAAAACAATTTCTGCGTCATCCATTTCGTAAAACTCCACCTCTGTGTCTTTCGCTGCCCAAGACTCATAGAGTTTTTCCATCTCAATGTTGAATTGCTCCTGAGGCTCCGCGGTAAGGGATACGGACAATACGGTTCTAGGCTCCCTTTCAAGGCAACCGTCAAGGACCCAATCCTCTCCTCTATTGCTAGCCACGTGGTATTCAGGCAAAACGACAGGTTCCATCATTGCGCCCAAACATCCGTCAACCAATACCATGACTGGATTCCTATCCCTGTCGGCGTAGTCAAAAGCCTTGTAGGTATAATCAACCGCTTCCTGAATAGTTGACGGCGCAAACACCATCATCCTAAATCCACCATGGCCTGATGCCTTTGTTGCCTGCAGATAGTCCTGCTGCGCAGGCATTATTGACCCTAATCCCGGCCCGCCGCGCATCACGCTTACAATAACAGCCGGAAGCTTCGACCCGGCAATATATGAAATCCCTTCCGATTTAAGACTGATACCCGGCCCTGAAGAAGATGTCATAGCCCTTGCTCCTACAGCTGCCGCGCCGAAAACCATGTTTACCGACGCAACTTCACTTTCTCCCTGAACAAAAACTCCACCATAATCAGGCATCCTTTTAGACATGTATTCCGGTATTTCATTTTGAGGCGTTATGGGATACCCTGCAAAAAATGTGCATCCCGCTCTTAGGGCCGACTCGGCAATAGCCTCGCAGCCTTTCATAAAATGTCTTTTCACCTGTTTTCCTCCTATTTGAATACCTCTATAGCCGAATCCGGGCACATTATGGCGCATAGCTTGCACGCTATGCATTCATCCGGTCTTGCTACAACCGCATAACGATATCCCATTTTATTGGAATCGTCACCTATTTCCAAAACATTTTTGGGACAAACCACCACGCAATATCCGCAACCCTTGCAATTTTCCGAAACGATGCTTACATTTCCCATGTCATTCCTCCTTAGCGTCAGATGATATAATTCCTTAATTATATCATCTTTTATCTATTATCATAATATTTCATCTATTCTTTCGAGGAAAATTTGCGTCCTTACAAAGGAAAGTTATAAACCATATCAAAAGGGGTATGTTGATTCTATAGGTTAGGGATTTCGTTTGGCGTTCTGCGGCTTTCAAGCCTCTATACATCAATTTCCTTATAGGTTCAATGATAGGCCTCATGATGATTGGAATGACCAGCAGCGTAGGCGTAGGTTTTTCGAACCTCCCTCCCAAAACCGTATACACTTTGCTGCCCCTTTTCGCCATATTCAATGGAGTAGGACGGCCGGTATTTGGATGGCTCACCGACCGCACATCAATTCTGCGGGCTATGAATATTTCCTACATTCTGATAATCCTCGCTGCCAGTCTAATGATATTTTCAAGCGGAAGCAGTTCCACCTTCTTTGCGATTTCGTTCTCAATATTCTGGTTTAACCTGGGCAGATCGCTTGCAATAGCTCCAGGGACTACAATATCCCTATTCAGGACAAAACACTACAGCCAAAACTATAGGGTCGTATTCACTGCCTACGGAATAGGCGCAATAATTGGCGTACTAGCCTCGGGCGCTCTGCTTGACATGCTAAAGGGCTACAGAATCATCTTCGGATTGATCATAGCCTTATGCATCTTTGGTATTTTTTATTCGAAAAAACTTTAGGCTTTACTCCATATCTTTTGCAAATGACAAACGCTCAAAAAACCCCCAGAACCTTTGATGTCAAATCAAAGGCTCCGGGGGTTTTAATGGATGTTTCTATTATAAGGTGTTGGATCACGCGTTGAAATACATCTCGAACTCTATCGGGTGCGGCATCCTGTTTACCTTATAGAAATCGCTTCTTATTTTTGCTACATGATTCTTAATTATATTCTCTGTAAACACCCCGCCGGCAAGCAAGAACTCATTATCTTTTTCCAATGCATTGGCGGCGTCAAGCACACCGGTTGGAAGCGATTTGATCTTGCTTTGCTCCTCTTCAGGCAACGCGTACAAATTGACATCATATGGTCCAAATTGCGAACTATCAATCTTGTTGATTATTCCATCGAATGCAGCCATCATTATTGCCGAAAAAGCAAAATATGCGTT
Proteins encoded:
- a CDS encoding ferredoxin family protein, whose protein sequence is MGNVSIVSENCKGCGYCVVVCPKNVLEIGDDSNKMGYRYAVVARPDECIACKLCAIMCPDSAIEVFK
- the vorB gene encoding 3-methyl-2-oxobutanoate dehydrogenase subunit VorB, which produces MKRHFMKGCEAIAESALRAGCTFFAGYPITPQNEIPEYMSKRMPDYGGVFVQGESEVASVNMVFGAAAVGARAMTSSSGPGISLKSEGISYIAGSKLPAVIVSVMRGGPGLGSIMPAQQDYLQATKASGHGGFRMMVFAPSTIQEAVDYTYKAFDYADRDRNPVMVLVDGCLGAMMEPVVLPEYHVASNRGEDWVLDGCLEREPRTVLSVSLTAEPQEQFNIEMEKLYESWAAKDTEVEFYEMDDAEIVLAAYGTSARIAKTAIDMLRKEGIKVGLIRPITLYPFPYEAFENMDYDIVKHVLDVEMSIPAQMVDDVRLGVLGRAEISTFGRSGGVIIGVDEIADAVRKLAKGGALNG